A DNA window from Trichomycterus rosablanca isolate fTriRos1 chromosome 11, fTriRos1.hap1, whole genome shotgun sequence contains the following coding sequences:
- the si:ch211-1e14.1 gene encoding UPF0606 protein KIAA1549 — protein sequence MKAVMHAPPLPEHCQATVLNQGWHMLSLCLITLVSMTTANPAQDWTLLASNMTKQSLEEVPQYQASPSALPSSFFKALAQSSDIYRTFTILPNTEPAKHLSDDHSVYGSASTPPLSYIHSPEPLSGSAISHSQSAGPDASEEPYFTAPKLQTELINPGNQMKPFNPLFPSQNLNIQNDAYPDGYTLNPSHAIFGTLHATSYFVEPTMGPPEDFFPTNTMDVEYGSGDYLETMAYLGTEGDDYSLVTNLPSEMYDFEASNSEFYDTSFPSRVVIPVSTRYLSPTPTSAFPNAEVTIFANGISNITHNSTGTPSVTSTLPTKTTSQEVMTAGSPALPVSPTLTSIPNIYSTIHPTTAHLASILPTNSASLNQSSVANETLDSTWHDSVTIEPSDVLLPDMNSLEYYTIQLTKGDEGLPKESGNQAPSTHTSLNSLSITSTFSVNSDHMPTVMYGEDLQHMDNSWPEESSTDISGFDLFNTTVLDLSGVRPSLANSTLPFEFVSVLTSSMDLSTSPWNTASTPALISTESVSTPGATSMFIPPAVSEEADVVSQSASDIDWFIKSTLPETSFPTPTLISHVFTHTPSASAFPTESTHNASILPVTEMADQGVTESPFSEVTNDEMTTISDFRTNSTSDLNNETTVATPSIITVSPDTGSLPTTLLVTTQTPILETTTVRQYICNITTKPDTYLVRVGFPAGLTAGYAKAKVREILKAEFNRSVELQVVKAPPDFVFRAVSGPVVYTAISVMNALRRFMHTSDSMLSVSPISPVPDLQYHIHSVLQFVPNHIDIHVCTFIDHVENGLTFAFAEVRHRSRKSTNFTVHILNITLSPVSSSQRPRGSVDITFVVQDSLGYILGSEVSSLLRLLSVVEFSYYLGYPVQQIAEPFHYPELNSTHLLRSSWVKTVLLGMMEHRVSDRVFQATMERRFALLLREGLATGQRFKRATSVGNNSLQIVQTTRLEGPDNPLEIIYFVEDANGERLPAVTTANLLNRLDVQHAAILLGYRVQGILAQPFEKQTSSPSETEKTNTWIIVGVVVPVLVVVIIISILYWKLCRTDKLEFQPDTMSTIQQRQKLQAPSVKGFDFAKLHLGQHSKDNLMVIQEPLPLPAPTKEPGTNDNAEASTPKSKGSSTKTSRNRQQRPGQISPSDGDSVGSEPFTEMESPKEISRHSGPSTDSKQPHKAATNGLNGPPPPNDQASSASIFQHVDRMSRSADGANKRLSSKIQLIAMQPMPALPLPNTAPTDKAAENAKMNKEIQVALRQKSEIEHHRNKIRLRAKRKGHYDFPTMDDLMDGLGDAREQDRIYQKAQMQIDKILNPDSRMSPLHTEPRKSREKRSPRQKKKQQINGDLTDADRDRLITTDSDGTYKKYPGVNNIAFVSDPDQGPDTQSPSPTDDVFLSSPPGHIAPPPPYLPPQPSIEEARQQMHSLLDDAFALVSPSSLGPNAGITLPGLGVRGGNASSSSPPAHGPGPCGPSYPALSPFSGRYPELGLPPSTVQGLLHRQGFGSCYPQGEGVGGEQLQPEALYNSRGGYSDELPSSARPRPVGSTTGVHLHHISQVGVSSRVGDSRQPAALNLGPYHEEDFRPANRDPIFEFPPVSVFQNSRNGLREPSAPPVHLDTVGLGYSPSAPPEDSIPPSHSSASLIKAIREELMRLSQKQAAPTGYHS from the exons ACTGGACGTTGTTGGCCTCCAACATGACAAAGCAATCCCTGGAGGAAGTGCCACAATACCAAGCTTCACCTTCTGCCTTACCATCTTCTTTCTTCAAAGCCTTGGCACAGTCAAGTGACATCTATAGGACTTTTACTATCTTGCCCAACACTGAACCAGCCAAACATTTATCAGATGACCACAGTGTGTATGGTTCAGCAAGTACCCCACCACTGAGTTACATCCATAGTCCAGAGCCTCTGTCTGGCTCTGCAATAAGTCATTCCCAGTCAG CTGGACCTGATGCTTCTGAAGAACCATATTTTACAGCCCCAAAATTACAAACAGAATTAATCAACCCTGGAAATCAAATGAAACCTTTTAATCCATTATTCCCTAGTCAAAACTTAAACATACAAAATGATGCATATCCAGATGGTTACACCCTAAATCCAAGTCATGCTATTTTTGGAACCCTTCATGCAACATCATATTTTGTGGAGCCAACTATGGGCCCACCAGAGGACTTCTTTCCAACAAACACCATGGATGTTGAGTATGGTTCTGGTGACTATTTAGAAACAATGGCCTACTTGGGAACTGAGGGAGATGATTATTCTTTGGTCACCAATCTTCCGTCTGAGATGTATGACTTCGAGGCCTCAAACTCAGAATTCTATGATACATCTTTTCCCTCAAGAGTAGTGATTCCAGTGAGCACCAGGTACCTTTCTCCCACTCCCACCAGTGCGTTTCCTAATGCAGAGGTCACCATATTTGCTAACGGGATTTCCAATATAACCCATAATTCGACAGGTACTCCCAGTGTGACTAGTACTCTTCCCACCAAGACCACTTCTCAAGAAGTAATGACAGCGGGATCCCCGGCCTTACCCGTAAGCCCTACGTTAACCAGTATTCCAAACATTTACTCAACCATTCATCCAACAACGGCACATTTAGCATCGATTCTTCCAACAAATTCAGCCTCACTAAACCAGAGCAGTGTAGCCAATGAGACCTTAGATTCCACCTGGCATGACAGTGTTACCATTGAACCCAGTGATGTTCTTTTGCCTGATATGAATAGCCTGGAGTACTACACCATTCAGCTAACAAAGGGTGATGAAGGCTTGCCAAAAGAAAGCGGCAACCAGGCCCCCTCCACTCACACCTCTCTCAATTCACTAAGCATCACCAGCACCTTCAGTGTTAATTCAGATCACATGCCGACAGTAATGTATGGAGAGGATCTACAACATATGGACAACTCATGGCCTGAAGAATCTTCAACAGACATCTCAGGGTTTGATCTCTTCAACACTACTGTATTGGATCTGTCAGGAGTTCGACCTAGTTTAGCAAATTCCACACTCCCGTTTGAGTTTGTATCTGTGCTAACGTCTTCCATGGACCTGTCAACTTCACCATGGAATACGGCCTCAACTCCTGCCCTGATTAGCACTGAATCTGTTTCAACTCCTGGAGCCACATCAATGTTTATCCCACCAGCGGTGTCGGAGGAAGCCGATGTCGTGTCACAatctgcctcagacatcgactgGTTTATCAAGTCCACTTTGCCTGAGACCTCTTTCCCTACTCCTACACTCATTAGTCATGTGTTCACTCACACTCCAAGTGCATCTGCATTTCCCACTGAATCGACACACAACGCCTCCATTCTGCCTGTGACTGAGATGGCTGACCAAGGTGTAACAGAGAGTCCTTTCTCAGAAGTTACCAATGATGAAATGACAACAATCAGTGATTTCAGGACCAACTCCACTTCAGATCTAAATAATGAGACAACAGTGGCTACTCCATCAATTATCACTGTCTCCCCTGACACAGGTAGTCTACCCACAACCCTTTTAGTCACAACCCAAACACCCATCCTTGAGACTACTACCGTCCGGCAGTACATCTGCAACATCACCACTAAGCCTGATACCTACTTAGTTCGAGTTG GTTTTCCAGCTGGCTTGACAGCAGGCTATGCTAAAGCCAAAGTCAGAGAAATCCTCAAAGCTGAATTCAATCGATCGGTTGAACTGCAG gtaGTGAAAGCCCCTCCAGACTTTGTGTTTCGGGCCGTGTCTGGTCCTGTTGTCTACACAGCAATCTCAGTCATGAACGCTCTAAGACGGTTTATGCATACTTCTGATTCCATGCTCAGTGTGTCCCCCATCAGTCCTGTACCAGACCTGCAGTACCACATCCACTCTG TGCTCCAGTTTGTGCCCAACCACATAGACATACATGTGTGTACATTCATCGACCACGTAGAAAATGGCCTGACCTTTGCTTTTGCTGAAGTGCGCCATCGCTCAAGAAAGTCTACAAACTTCACTGTGCAT ATATTGAACATTACTTTGAGCCCTGTATCATCATCACAGAGGCCGAGGGGGTCGGTGGACATCACTTTTGTTGTGCAGGATTCTCTTGGTTACATACTGGGGTCAGAAGTCAGCTCTCTCCTGCGACTGCTCAGTGTGGTGGAGTTTAGCTACTACCTGGGCTACCCTGTTCAGCAAATCGCAGAGC CCTTTCACTATCCTGAGTTGAACAGTACTCATCTGCTACGCTCCTCTTGGGTAAAAACAG TGTTACTGGGCATGATGGAGCACCGTGTAAGCGATAGAGTTTTCCAGGCTACGATGGAAAGGCGGTTCGCTCTGCTGCTCAGGGAGGGACTGGCTACAGGACAGCGCTTTAAAAGAGCCACCAGTGTGGGCAACAACAGCTTGCAG ATTGTGCAGACCACCCGTCTGGAAGGGCCTGATAACCCTCTGGAGATAATCTACTTTGTCGAAGATGCCAACGGTGAGAGGCTGCCTGCCGTCACCACTGCTAACCTACTCAACAGGCTGGATGTACAGCACGCTGCTATTTTGCTGGGATATCGCGTCCAGGGGATTCTGGCTCAGC CTTTCGAGAAGCAGACATCATCTCCCTCTGAGACTGAGAAGACCAACACGTGGATCATAGTAGGAGTGGTGGTGCCCGTGCTGGTGGTGGTAATCATCATTAGCATACTGTACTGGAAACTGTGCCGTACAGATAAACTGGAGTTTCAGCCAGACACCATGAGCACCATCCAGCAGAGGCAGAAG CTGCAGGCTCCCAGTGTGAAGGGCTTTGACTTTGCTAAGCTGCACCTGGGCCAACACAGTAAGGACAATCTCATGGTGATCCAAGAACCGTTACCACTGCCAGCACCAACCAAAGAGCCAGGCACCAACGACAATGCAGAAGCTTCCACGCCCAAATCCAAAGGTTCCTCCACCAAGACTTCCCGTAACAGGCAGCAGAGGCCTGGACA GATCTCCCCATCAGATGGTGATTCGGTTGGAAGTGAGCCCTTCACTGAGATGGAGTCTCCTAAAGAGATTTCAAGACACTCTGGACCATCCACTGACTCCAAGCAACCTCACAAGGCAGCCACTAATGGACTGAATG GTCCTCCTCCACCAAATGATCAGGCATCATCAGCATCCATTTTTCAGCATGTGGACCGGATGTCCCGCTCAGCAGATGGTGCCAATAAGCGCCTCTCCAGCAAGATTCAGCTAATTGCTATGCAGCCCATGCCAGCTCTGCCATTACCAAACACTGCACCCACCGACAAGGCTGCAGAGAACGCCAAGATGAACAAAGAG ATTCAGGTTGCTCTAAGGCAAAAGTCTGAGATCGAGCACCATCGCAATAAGATTCGTCTTAGAGCAAAAAGGAAAGGCCACTATGACTTTCCCACCATGGATGATCTGATGGATGGCCTGGGTGACGCCAGAGAGCAGGACCGTATCTACCAGAAAGCTCAGATGCAGATTGATAAGATTTTAAACCCGGACAGTCGCATGTCCCCTCTCCACACTGAGCCCAGGAAAAG CAGAGAAAAGCGTTCTCCAAGGCAGAAAAAGAAGCAGCAGATAAATGGAGATCTGACAGATGCTGACAGAGACAGACTCATCACCACTGACAGCGATGGCACATATAAGAAATATCCTGGAGTTAACAACATCGCGTTTGTG TCCGATCCTGACCAGGGCCCTGACACTCAAAGTCCTTCCCCAACTGACGACGTCTTCCTGAGTTCACCCCCAGGCCACATCGCCCCTCCTCCACCCTACCTGCCCCCTCAGCCTTCTATAGAGGAAGCCCGGCAGCAAATGCATTCACTGCTCGATGATGCTTTTGCCCTGGTGTCCCCTTCCTCACTGGGGCCCAATGCAGGCATCACTTTGCCTGGGCTTGGGGTTAGAGGCGGGAATGCATCTTCCTCCAGTCCTCCAGCACATGGCCCAGGACCTTGCGGACCCTCATACCCTGCTCTCAGCCCTTTCTCTGGG AGATATCCTGAGTTAGGTCTGCCACCTTCAACAGTACAAGGCTTACTGCACAG ACAGGGTTTTGGGTCGTGTTACCCCCAAGGCGAAGGAGTAGGTGGAGAGCAGCTGCAGCCAGAAGCACTTTATAACAGCAGAGGGGGCTATAGTGATGAATTACCATCTTCTGCCAGGCCTCGACCAGTAGGGAGCACTACAG GTGTTCATTTACATCACATATCCCAGGTAGGAGTTTCAAGCCGTGTGGGTGACAGCAGGCAGCCTGCAGCCTTAAACTTGGGACCTTATCATGAAGAAGACTTTAGACCCGCTAACAGAGATCCA ATTTTCGAGTTTCCCCCTGTCTCTGTGTTCCAGAACTCCAGGAATGGGTTAAGGGAGCCGTCTGCACCCCCTGTCCACCTAGACACAGTGGGTCTAGGCTACTCTCCATCCGCCCCTCCTGAGGATTCCATACCCCCCAGCCACTCATCCGCCTCACTCATCAAAGCAATCCGTGAGGAGCTCATGCGCCTTTCACAGAAGCAAGCTGCCCCAACGGGCTACCACAGCTGA